The Thiohalobacter sp. genomic interval GTCCAGCCCGAACAATTCCAGCGCGGCCGGGCTGGCCATCTGCCAGCGGCCCTTGTCTTCCTTCTAGCACACTGGCACCGCAAAGCGGTCTGATCAAAGCTTCGATCCAGTTGCAACCACGTTTTAGCAGCGGGGCGTCACCGTCCGGATGCTCCGGCGCTCTGAATCGCCCCGGGTTCTCTAGACACTCTCGAGCTTCATAAAATATCTTTTCTCGTACTCCACCGGCGAGAGCATGTCATTGTAGCCGTGCTTGCGACGGCGGTTGTAGAACATCTCGATGTAATCG includes:
- a CDS encoding IS3 family transposase, with the translated sequence DYIEMFYNRRRKHGYNDMLSPVEYEKRYFMKLESV